Genomic window (Candidatus Binatia bacterium):
CGGCCTCGTCACGCAGATCAATCATCTCCCGGCGCTCAAGAAGCGCCGCGACGCCGAAGTGGTCGCGGTCTGCGACGACGACGGGGAAAAGGCCCGCATGGTCGCGCGGCACTTCGGCATCGCCCGCACGCTCACCGACTACGAGACGCTGCTCCGGAGCGACGAGGTCGAGGCGGTGATCGTCGCGACCCCGAACCATCTGCACGCGCCGATGGTGCTGGCCGCGATGGGCTACGGCAAGCACGTCCTCTGCGAGAAGCCGCCGGCCCGCACCGCCGCCGAGGCGGAGCAGATGGCGGAGGCCGCGCGCCGCTCCGGCTGCATCCTGATGTACGCGATGAACAATCGGTTCCGCACCGACGTCCAGCTCCTCCGGGGCTACATGGAGCGGCGCGAATTCGGCACCATCTTCTACGCGAAGACCGGCTGGCTGCGGCGGCGCACGGCGCAGCGCGGCCCCGCGTGGTACCAGAACAAGCGCAGCTCGGGAGGCGGCGTCCTCATGGACCTCGGCGTCCAGATGCTCGATCTCTCCCTGTGGCTCCTGGGGAATCCCCAGGTGGCGTCCGTCACGGCCACCAAGTACGTGACCGATCCGCGCGAGGACGTCGAGGACACGGTCGCGGCGTTCCTGGTGCTGGACAGCGGGGCGGCGCTGACGCTCGAGGTGAGCTGGGCGCTCCTGCTGGAGAAGAACTTCCCCTATCTGAACCTGTTCGGCACGCACGGCGCGGCCCTCCTGAACCCCTTCCGGGTGCACAAGGAGCTGGGG
Coding sequences:
- a CDS encoding Gfo/Idh/MocA family oxidoreductase produces the protein MAKRPLRIGVIGAGLVTQINHLPALKKRRDAEVVAVCDDDGEKARMVARHFGIARTLTDYETLLRSDEVEAVIVATPNHLHAPMVLAAMGYGKHVLCEKPPARTAAEAEQMAEAARRSGCILMYAMNNRFRTDVQLLRGYMERREFGTIFYAKTGWLRRRTAQRGPAWYQNKRSSGGGVLMDLGVQMLDLSLWLLGNPQVASVTATKYVTDPREDVEDTVAAFLVLDSGAALTLEVSWALLLEKNFPYLNLFGTHGAALLNPFRVHKELGGNLLDVTPPLESKNVYKQSYEAELDHFIRCVTQGERPVGTPEEGLQLMRVIDAIYQSAESRREVRLH